The following coding sequences lie in one Cloeon dipterum chromosome 1, ieCloDipt1.1, whole genome shotgun sequence genomic window:
- the LOC135934770 gene encoding ATPase family AAA domain-containing protein 2-like isoform X1: MVKTRRGDSTLDDSEMPGLEHDRADSDEDDEPIFSRKRRSKRHRESPIREISERRREHSMRPVRTSTRFVLLDKCHSSEDSDDERSRAVEDMNTEDSSPIIRHKGKRQRRKLILEEPSSGDEVAMPRRPLRRMRGHKYSPSKSFALRSISNGDSGLRRSGRERKLRYSSFNDSWILEGQDSGSYHRRLRRDSSVGRRILRTRMKVEADDDEEGEDMDVEEEPTPRRSSRRVRIKDDDDDEDAEAAGKEQKEKEDDKTEENNETNEEENKDDEEEDDENKAEEGANEDMYTRVKRQRRGTRNNCFNKELRSLRQSNHIITSGDESGSSDDNQRPSSPRKGYHLRQRRPPPQIFQIQEPSRRSKHKMNRSRYGKASSTSSSSSSDSDYKMKKGRNRCLPMNFKEKSRGDKKKKTLADTDPMEIDPNIRFDNVGGLDEHVKTLKEMVLLPMMYSEIYDQFKVTPPKGVLFHGPPGTGKTLLARALANECSQGTSKVTFFMRKGADCLNKWVGESERQLRHLFEQAYEKRPSIIFFDELDGLAPVRSHKQDQIHASIVSTLLALMDGLKDRKEIIVIGATNRIDAIDQALRRPGRFDKELLFSLPAVKEREEILKIHVSKWEKQPPPPLITRLAEECDGYCGADLKALCCEAVLHSVRRRYPQIYKSEQKLLIDPTQVMVKEEDFFKAKSGIIPASQRVSRCPGRKISSLLGDLLDSELHRAIKFLAHQFPHVNMTSASECKLLAANVPRPRLLLTGNMHQPHSTHIAPAILHRMEHVSVHSLEMSNLFGSPGLTPEEVCIQMFREASRQIPSVIYLPNVDRWWNRVSDTLKDLLLENLNSIAPKTATLFLATANCELNSEDMPEEIESLFSTFRDEVLEVKNPGREERVKFFSPLFKEKPFELPSTDGQAENELEEVLPLAPPPEPKKLTEKEEEALRRTEEHSLRELRIFLRQTLDKLMKLKSFSIFMNPVDEEEAPDYYQIIENPMDMSTIREKIDRHAYNCAEDFLKDIDLISQNCLEYNSDRQLRAVANNFSDSAKAIIKAEMDTDFEEECQTINVARKKRNFDPQKYLLNYIHVAPEDKKKTNKEKTECETTEIAPIEPIVNGTVEIKTDTENAVAQNSQSTSEVRQKKRRSKWSSGVIHRPRKKRATENKDLDESSVSIDNSLLDSSLTTTPVSKTQKKSNSPMSTSSPCKGSPECPVMKETIKVVDSILTATENSERIAEDSKELKVNKVKLDKLHEHTLEVTDDLPFALLLDLHTKLNRVVESYMDRYDRSNLSNDMEAQIKIFVSMIKQ; this comes from the exons ATGGTCAAAACAAGGCGGGGTGACAGTACTTTGGATGATTCGGAGATGCCTGGCTTGGAACACGACAGAGCCGATTCCGACGAA GACGatgagccaattttctcaaggAAACGAAGAAGCAAAAGGCACAGGGAATCTCCAATTAGAGAAATCAGCGAGCGTCGAAGAG AACATTCAATGAGACCCGTTCGAACAAGCACGCGTTTTGTGCTTTTAGACAAGTGCCACTCAAGCGAGGACTCTGATGATGAAAGAAGTCGTGCTGTGGAAGACATGAACACTGAAGATTCATCTCCAATCATTCGCCACAAAGGTAAAAGGCAGCGACGCAAATTGATCTTAGAGGAACCTAGCTCAGGGGACGAGGTTGCGATGCCAAGACGACCTCTCAGGAGGATGAGAGGCCACAAATACTCGCCATCGAAGTCTTTTGCCCTTAGAAGCATCTCAAATGGAGACTCGGGGCTGCGACGAAGTGgacgagagagaaaattgaG ATATTCGTCTTTCAATGATTCCTGGATACTTGAAGGACAAGATAGTGGCAGTTACCATAGGAGATTGCGCAGAGACAGCTCTGTAGGTCGACGCATCCTGAGAACTAGAATGAAAGTTGaagctgatgatgatgaggagGGAGAAGACATGGATGTTGAGGAGGAGCCAACACCTAGGAGGTCCAGCAGGAGAGTTCGCATcaaagatgatgatgatgacgaagATGCTGAAGCTGCTGGCAAAGagcagaaagaaaaagaggatGACAAGACAGAGGAAAACAATGAAACCaatgaagaagaaaataaagatGATGAAGAAGAGGACGATGAAAACAAAGCGGAGGAGGGGGCAAATGAG GACATGTACACCAGAGTCAAAAGGCAAAGGAGGGGCACACGCAACAACTGCTTCAACAAAGAGCTGAGGTCCTTGAGACAATCAAATCACATCA TCACAAGTGGAGATGAGTCTGGAAGTTCCGATGACAATCAGAGGCCATCGTCGCCCAGGAAGGGCTACCATTTGCGCCAAAGGCGTCCTCCACCTCAGATTTTCCAAATTCAAg AGCCCAGCAGGCGATCCAAGCATAAAATGAATCGGAGTCGCTATGGAAAAGCCAGCTCAACGTCATCTTCATCTTCTTCGGACTCTGACTACAAAATGAAGAAAGGGCgaaa CAGGTGTCTTCCCATGAACTTCAAAGAAAAGTCAAGAGGGgacaagaagaagaaaacCCTCGCTGATACTGATCCCATGGAAATTGACCCCAACATCAGGTTTGACAACGTTGGTGGCCTTGACGAACATGTCAAAACACTGAAAGAAATGGTCCTCTTGCCTATGATGTATAGCGAGATTTATGACCAATTTAAAGTCACCCCTCCTAAGGGTGTTCTCTTTCATGGCCCCCCTG GCACTGGGAAGACACTTCTTGCAAGAGCATTGGCAAACGAGTGCAGTCAGGGCACTTCCAAGGTCACATTCTTCATGAGAAAGGGCGCTGATTGCCTAAACAAGTGGGTGGGAGAATCGGAGAGACAATTACGACATCTCTTTGAACAG GCCTATGAGAAAAGACCGTCAATCATCTTCTTTGATGAGCTTGACGGTCTTGCACCTGTGCGTTCTCACAAGCAGGACCAGATCCACGCTTCGATTGTGTCCACGCTTCTCGCCCTCATGGATGGGCTGAAAGATAGGAAAGAGATTATTGTGATTGGAGCCACAAATCGCATTGATGCCATCGATCAAGCTCTCCGACGACCTGGACGCTTTGACAAAGAACTCCTATTTTCCCTGCCTGCTGTTAAG GAGCGTGAAGAGATTTTGAAGATTCACGTGTCCAAATGGGAAAAACAGCCACCTCCACCATTGATTACTCGTCTCGCAGAAGAGTGTGATGGCTATTGCGGTGCTGACCTGAAGGCCCTCTGCTGTGAGGCTGTCTTGCATAGTGTGAGGAGGCGCTATCCTCAGATTTACAAATCGGAGCAAAAGCTCTTGATTGATCCGACGCAAGTGATGGTGAAGGAGGAAGACTTCTTCAAGGCCAAATCTGGCATTATTCCTGCATCACAAAGAGTGTCTCGATGCCCTGGAAGGAAGATCTCTTCCTTACTGGGGGATTTACTTGACTCTGAACTGCATAGGGCTATCAAATTTTTGGCTCACCAGTTTCCTCATGTCAACATGACTTCAGCCTCTGA ATGCAAGCTGCTCGCAGCAAACGTGCCAAGACCGCGCCTCTTGCTCACCGGCAACATGCACCAGCCGCATAGCACCCACATCGCTCCCGCTATTCTTCATCGAATGGAACACGTGTCTGTTCACTCTTTGGAAATGAGCAACTTGTTTGGAAGCCCTGGTTTGACTCCTGAGGAAGTCTGCATCCAGATGTTCAGGGAAGCCAGCCGCCAGATTCCTTCTGTGATCTACTTGCCAAACGTGGACAGATGGTGGAATCGCGTGTCTGACACACTCAAAGATCTGCTGCTGGAAAACCTCAACAGCATTGCACCAAAAACTGCTACTCTCTTCTTGGCGACCGCCAATTGCGAGCTCAACAGTGAAGATATGCCAGAAGAA attgaaaGCTTGTTTAGCACGTTTAGAGATGAGGTGCTAGAGGTGAAAAATCCTGGCAGGGAAGAGCGCGTCAAGTTCTTTTCACCCCTCTTTAAGGAAAAGCCTTTTGAGTTGCCCTCTACGGATGGCCAAGCAG AAAATGAATTGGAAGAAGTGCTTCCATTGGCACCTCCTCCTGAGCCTAAAAAGCTGACTGAAAAGGAAGAGGAAGCGCTGCGAAGAACAGAAGAGCATTCCTTGCGTGAGTTGCGAATATTCCTGCGCCAAACCTTGGACAAGCTGATGAAACTTAAGAG TTTCTCGATATTCATGAATCCGGTGGATGAGGAGGAGGCGCCTGATTACTATCAAATAATAGAAAACCCCATGGACATGAGCACAATCCGCGAGAAGATTGACCGGCACGCCTACAACTGCGCTGAGGATTTCCTGAAAGACATTGACCTGATCAGCCAGAACTGTCTAGAGTACAATTCAGACAGGCAGCTTAGAGCTGTGGCCAACAACTTCAGCGACTCCGCCAAAGCCATCATAAAAGCCGAAATGGACACAGACTTTGAGGAAGAGTGTCAGACTATAAATGTTGCGAGGAAGAAGAGAAACTTTGATCCGCAAAAGTACTTGCTCAACTATATCCATGTTGCCCCTGAGGACAAGAAAAAGACAAACAAGGAAAAGACTGAATGTGAGACCACAG AAATTGCTCCTATTGAGCCAATTGTGAATGGGACTGTCGAAATTAAAACTG ATACTGAAAATGCAGTTGCTCAGAACAGCCAGTCCACCTCAGAAGTTCGGCAGAAAAAACGGAGGAGCAAGTGGTCAAGTGGAGTGATACACAGGCCCAGGAAAAAAAGAGCAACTGAGAACAAAGACCTTGATGAATCCTCTGTGAGCATCGACAACTCATTGCTTGATTCGTCCTTGACAACGACACCGGTTTCTAAAACCCAGAAGAAATCCAACTCACCAATGAGTACTTCTTCCCCTTGCAAG GGTTCACCTGAATGTCCTGTTATGAAGGAGACCATCAAAGTCGTAGACAGCATTTTGACTGCGACTGAGAATTCCGAGAGGATTGCAGAGGACTCAAAGGAACTTAAGGTCAACAAGGTGAAGTTGGACAAGCTTCATGAGCACACCCTTGAAGTGACTGATGACCTGCCCTTCGCCCTTCTCCTCGATTTGCACACCAAGCTCAACAGAGTTGTTGAGTCTTACATGGACCGCTATGATAGGTCAAATCTTTCCAAT GATATGGAGGctcaaatcaagatttttgtgTCGATGATAAAGCAATGA
- the LOC135934770 gene encoding ATPase family AAA domain-containing protein 2-like isoform X3, which produces MVKTRRGDSTLDDSEMPGLEHDRADSDEDDEPIFSRKRRSKRHRESPIREISERRREHSMRPVRTSTRFVLLDKCHSSEDSDDERSRAVEDMNTEDSSPIIRHKGKRQRRKLILEEPSSGDEVAMPRRPLRRMRGHKYSPSKSFALRSISNGDSGLRRSGRERKLRYSSFNDSWILEGQDSGSYHRRLRRDSSVGRRILRTRMKVEADDDEEGEDMDVEEEPTPRRSSRRVRIKDDDDDEDAEAAGKEQKEKEDDKTEENNETNEEENKDDEEEDDENKAEEGANEDMYTRVKRQRRGTRNNCFNKELRSLRQSNHIITSGDESGSSDDNQRPSSPRKGYHLRQRRPPPQIFQIQEPSRRSKHKMNRSRYGKASSTSSSSSSDSDYKMKKGRNRCLPMNFKEKSRGDKKKKTLADTDPMEIDPNIRFDNVGGLDEHVKTLKEMVLLPMMYSEIYDQFKVTPPKGVLFHGPPGTGKTLLARALANECSQGTSKVTFFMRKGADCLNKWVGESERQLRHLFEQAYEKRPSIIFFDELDGLAPVRSHKQDQIHASIVSTLLALMDGLKDRKEIIVIGATNRIDAIDQALRRPGRFDKELLFSLPAVKEREEILKIHVSKWEKQPPPPLITRLAEECDGYCGADLKALCCEAVLHSVRRRYPQIYKSEQKLLIDPTQVMVKEEDFFKAKSGIIPASQRVSRCPGRKISSLLGDLLDSELHRAIKFLAHQFPHVNMTSASECKLLAANVPRPRLLLTGNMHQPHSTHIAPAILHRMEHVSVHSLEMSNLFGSPGLTPEEVCIQMFREASRQIPSVIYLPNVDRWWNRVSDTLKDLLLENLNSIAPKTATLFLATANCELNSEDMPEEIESLFSTFRDEVLEVKNPGREERVKFFSPLFKEKPFELPSTDGQAENELEEVLPLAPPPEPKKLTEKEEEALRRTEEHSLRELRIFLRQTLDKLMKLKSFSIFMNPVDEEEAPDYYQIIENPMDMSTIREKIDRHAYNCAEDFLKDIDLISQNCLEYNSDRQLRAVANNFSDSAKAIIKAEMDTDFEEECQTINVARKKRNFDPQKYLLNYIHVAPEDKKKTNKEKTECETTEIAPIEPIVNGTVEIKTDTENAVAQNSQSTSEVRQKKRRSKWSSGVIHRPRKKRATENKDLDESSVSIDNSLLDSSLTTTPVSKTQKKSNSPMSTSSPCKETIKVVDSILTATENSERIAEDSKELKVNKVKLDKLHEHTLEVTDDLPFALLLDLHTKLNRVVESYMDRYDRSNLSNDMEAQIKIFVSMIKQ; this is translated from the exons ATGGTCAAAACAAGGCGGGGTGACAGTACTTTGGATGATTCGGAGATGCCTGGCTTGGAACACGACAGAGCCGATTCCGACGAA GACGatgagccaattttctcaaggAAACGAAGAAGCAAAAGGCACAGGGAATCTCCAATTAGAGAAATCAGCGAGCGTCGAAGAG AACATTCAATGAGACCCGTTCGAACAAGCACGCGTTTTGTGCTTTTAGACAAGTGCCACTCAAGCGAGGACTCTGATGATGAAAGAAGTCGTGCTGTGGAAGACATGAACACTGAAGATTCATCTCCAATCATTCGCCACAAAGGTAAAAGGCAGCGACGCAAATTGATCTTAGAGGAACCTAGCTCAGGGGACGAGGTTGCGATGCCAAGACGACCTCTCAGGAGGATGAGAGGCCACAAATACTCGCCATCGAAGTCTTTTGCCCTTAGAAGCATCTCAAATGGAGACTCGGGGCTGCGACGAAGTGgacgagagagaaaattgaG ATATTCGTCTTTCAATGATTCCTGGATACTTGAAGGACAAGATAGTGGCAGTTACCATAGGAGATTGCGCAGAGACAGCTCTGTAGGTCGACGCATCCTGAGAACTAGAATGAAAGTTGaagctgatgatgatgaggagGGAGAAGACATGGATGTTGAGGAGGAGCCAACACCTAGGAGGTCCAGCAGGAGAGTTCGCATcaaagatgatgatgatgacgaagATGCTGAAGCTGCTGGCAAAGagcagaaagaaaaagaggatGACAAGACAGAGGAAAACAATGAAACCaatgaagaagaaaataaagatGATGAAGAAGAGGACGATGAAAACAAAGCGGAGGAGGGGGCAAATGAG GACATGTACACCAGAGTCAAAAGGCAAAGGAGGGGCACACGCAACAACTGCTTCAACAAAGAGCTGAGGTCCTTGAGACAATCAAATCACATCA TCACAAGTGGAGATGAGTCTGGAAGTTCCGATGACAATCAGAGGCCATCGTCGCCCAGGAAGGGCTACCATTTGCGCCAAAGGCGTCCTCCACCTCAGATTTTCCAAATTCAAg AGCCCAGCAGGCGATCCAAGCATAAAATGAATCGGAGTCGCTATGGAAAAGCCAGCTCAACGTCATCTTCATCTTCTTCGGACTCTGACTACAAAATGAAGAAAGGGCgaaa CAGGTGTCTTCCCATGAACTTCAAAGAAAAGTCAAGAGGGgacaagaagaagaaaacCCTCGCTGATACTGATCCCATGGAAATTGACCCCAACATCAGGTTTGACAACGTTGGTGGCCTTGACGAACATGTCAAAACACTGAAAGAAATGGTCCTCTTGCCTATGATGTATAGCGAGATTTATGACCAATTTAAAGTCACCCCTCCTAAGGGTGTTCTCTTTCATGGCCCCCCTG GCACTGGGAAGACACTTCTTGCAAGAGCATTGGCAAACGAGTGCAGTCAGGGCACTTCCAAGGTCACATTCTTCATGAGAAAGGGCGCTGATTGCCTAAACAAGTGGGTGGGAGAATCGGAGAGACAATTACGACATCTCTTTGAACAG GCCTATGAGAAAAGACCGTCAATCATCTTCTTTGATGAGCTTGACGGTCTTGCACCTGTGCGTTCTCACAAGCAGGACCAGATCCACGCTTCGATTGTGTCCACGCTTCTCGCCCTCATGGATGGGCTGAAAGATAGGAAAGAGATTATTGTGATTGGAGCCACAAATCGCATTGATGCCATCGATCAAGCTCTCCGACGACCTGGACGCTTTGACAAAGAACTCCTATTTTCCCTGCCTGCTGTTAAG GAGCGTGAAGAGATTTTGAAGATTCACGTGTCCAAATGGGAAAAACAGCCACCTCCACCATTGATTACTCGTCTCGCAGAAGAGTGTGATGGCTATTGCGGTGCTGACCTGAAGGCCCTCTGCTGTGAGGCTGTCTTGCATAGTGTGAGGAGGCGCTATCCTCAGATTTACAAATCGGAGCAAAAGCTCTTGATTGATCCGACGCAAGTGATGGTGAAGGAGGAAGACTTCTTCAAGGCCAAATCTGGCATTATTCCTGCATCACAAAGAGTGTCTCGATGCCCTGGAAGGAAGATCTCTTCCTTACTGGGGGATTTACTTGACTCTGAACTGCATAGGGCTATCAAATTTTTGGCTCACCAGTTTCCTCATGTCAACATGACTTCAGCCTCTGA ATGCAAGCTGCTCGCAGCAAACGTGCCAAGACCGCGCCTCTTGCTCACCGGCAACATGCACCAGCCGCATAGCACCCACATCGCTCCCGCTATTCTTCATCGAATGGAACACGTGTCTGTTCACTCTTTGGAAATGAGCAACTTGTTTGGAAGCCCTGGTTTGACTCCTGAGGAAGTCTGCATCCAGATGTTCAGGGAAGCCAGCCGCCAGATTCCTTCTGTGATCTACTTGCCAAACGTGGACAGATGGTGGAATCGCGTGTCTGACACACTCAAAGATCTGCTGCTGGAAAACCTCAACAGCATTGCACCAAAAACTGCTACTCTCTTCTTGGCGACCGCCAATTGCGAGCTCAACAGTGAAGATATGCCAGAAGAA attgaaaGCTTGTTTAGCACGTTTAGAGATGAGGTGCTAGAGGTGAAAAATCCTGGCAGGGAAGAGCGCGTCAAGTTCTTTTCACCCCTCTTTAAGGAAAAGCCTTTTGAGTTGCCCTCTACGGATGGCCAAGCAG AAAATGAATTGGAAGAAGTGCTTCCATTGGCACCTCCTCCTGAGCCTAAAAAGCTGACTGAAAAGGAAGAGGAAGCGCTGCGAAGAACAGAAGAGCATTCCTTGCGTGAGTTGCGAATATTCCTGCGCCAAACCTTGGACAAGCTGATGAAACTTAAGAG TTTCTCGATATTCATGAATCCGGTGGATGAGGAGGAGGCGCCTGATTACTATCAAATAATAGAAAACCCCATGGACATGAGCACAATCCGCGAGAAGATTGACCGGCACGCCTACAACTGCGCTGAGGATTTCCTGAAAGACATTGACCTGATCAGCCAGAACTGTCTAGAGTACAATTCAGACAGGCAGCTTAGAGCTGTGGCCAACAACTTCAGCGACTCCGCCAAAGCCATCATAAAAGCCGAAATGGACACAGACTTTGAGGAAGAGTGTCAGACTATAAATGTTGCGAGGAAGAAGAGAAACTTTGATCCGCAAAAGTACTTGCTCAACTATATCCATGTTGCCCCTGAGGACAAGAAAAAGACAAACAAGGAAAAGACTGAATGTGAGACCACAG AAATTGCTCCTATTGAGCCAATTGTGAATGGGACTGTCGAAATTAAAACTG ATACTGAAAATGCAGTTGCTCAGAACAGCCAGTCCACCTCAGAAGTTCGGCAGAAAAAACGGAGGAGCAAGTGGTCAAGTGGAGTGATACACAGGCCCAGGAAAAAAAGAGCAACTGAGAACAAAGACCTTGATGAATCCTCTGTGAGCATCGACAACTCATTGCTTGATTCGTCCTTGACAACGACACCGGTTTCTAAAACCCAGAAGAAATCCAACTCACCAATGAGTACTTCTTCCCCTTGCAAG GAGACCATCAAAGTCGTAGACAGCATTTTGACTGCGACTGAGAATTCCGAGAGGATTGCAGAGGACTCAAAGGAACTTAAGGTCAACAAGGTGAAGTTGGACAAGCTTCATGAGCACACCCTTGAAGTGACTGATGACCTGCCCTTCGCCCTTCTCCTCGATTTGCACACCAAGCTCAACAGAGTTGTTGAGTCTTACATGGACCGCTATGATAGGTCAAATCTTTCCAAT GATATGGAGGctcaaatcaagatttttgtgTCGATGATAAAGCAATGA